Part of the Henckelia pumila isolate YLH828 chromosome 2, ASM3356847v2, whole genome shotgun sequence genome is shown below.
TTTACTTATTATTCATATTAATCTCCTCAACATCATGCAAAAGCAAGCCTTAAGATCAGGAAAGTAAATGGAACCAACAGACGAAAGTGTGATTCCCATTTGTATCTTCGAAGATTCATGCAAGGAGATAATGAAAGAGATCATATCACTTCATGAAGTGTATACCGCGGCACCAACATTAGTACTCATAATGTAATGGCAAATTGCACATCTAACTGATGGAGCCCCAGCTGGAAACATCAGCATAGTATGACAGTTTCCGCAGTTGACATGAGCAACATGATTAGGTGCTGCAGATCCATAAATCAGAGCTAGTTAGTAGCCAATAGCACCAAAAATCGACAAGTTAGCAGGCAAAACTAGAAAGTCAAAGAAGCTCCAAAGCATATCTGTTTGGAGTGGTAATGCAGGGGACATTTTGCATATTTAATGATTTGAGATATTACGTAGTTGATGTTTTTAAAGAAATCAATCTGACTAATAGGAAAGAGCTCGTGGACAAGaaatcaacaaaacaaatcaaaaagaTGATTGAGATTACCAAAAGCAATAGGGTCCAAGCATCATGTGATTGAAATACATTTCATCAGATGGTTACCTGGCACAAGGTTCACCGTATGGCAGCAGGAGCATCTGACACTCGCAGCCCCACGTGAATGCATGAGTAATGTATGGCAACCCCCACATATTAATTGCGCCATGTCCATCCCTGCCCACGCAAATGAACTTAGTTGACATAGCCACCAATCTAAAACGTGGAGACCCAAAATATGTACTGAACATGCGAATAACATAAATTACAGGTTCCACTGATTTCATTATCAACTCCAAGAAAACAATACTGGCAACAACGGACTACTATTTTATGGACTTCCTCAAACAAGGATATTTGTATGGCAATTGGTTTCTGTATAGTCAGCAAAGCACAAGATGCATCATCATTAGAACTCAAACATTTTGGTATTTTGAGAAATATGTTCCTAGAACGATACTCACCTCTTCAAAAGTTATGACATGAAATTATTAGATACGGTATCcaatcataaaatattattatgagGTAATATCGAAATAAATGAAAAACAGAGAGATGCACTGCATGGTGGAGAAAATAAGATCCATTAAAATAACTATAATTTAAAAAGGTGAAATAGAAGGCCCACAGAAACAATGTGCAACGAAATTTAAATGCATAAAGCAGTAAAACTGCAACAAAATCCAAAATGGCGAGTTTGTGATGCAAAATTGATAACCGATGATGTTCCTATCTGATGCTAAGAAGATGAGCTAAATAATAGAAAGTAGTGTTTCTCGCATTACCAGAAGGTGGCACTGCAGTAACCATATTGCATATTGCACAGCAAACATTGCTAGCTCCAGAGGGATAGAGAAGGATAGTCCTACACCCACTGCAAACAAGTTGGTTCTGCATTTCTGTCATGCATGGAGTTCAGGATAAGAATGAAATTAATCTCAACAGATTCTTCTTTCTTTAGGCAAATCCAcaagtttgaaatttttggccTCAACCATAAAAATTAGAAGTGGAAACTTTAATCTCTGAAAGAATTTATCAAGCAGCACCATAGGCAGGTGATGAAGAAGAAATTTTATGTAATTATGGATTTTGCTATTTGCTGCACGTTAATCTCACCAGAAAGCTAAATAATACAGTGGCAAGTCCCTATCTTTGAGCATAGAGAAACAAACAAAAATGAGAACTAACAGAATGCAAGAAATTTGCTATTGATTGTGACAAAATTGCATGACATTACATTTAACACCTCTTTTAATGTTGAATGTGTTGAAACCCCCTATGATAAATTGACATAAATCCCGAGGGTTCTTAAAATCATTGTTAGAACCCCATATGCTGAACTTTTGACATGCACATGTTTTTTTAGCGTTTATATGTTTATTTGTCGACCAAAAGCGGTGTAAATGCTATGTTGGAGAATTTGGTTATTTATGGACAAATATTAGCACCCAGTTTCCTTTTCTTTGGGATCCACGGACGAAGGCAGGTAGAATGCTAACATAAATTACTGCTATGACAAAAGCATAAGCAGGCGCACGGTTATCAACTTATGTACTTGTTTCATGGTATCAAAGTCATTTACCTGTGGTTCTCAATGTTTAGTGAAAACAACAGATGAGGAACAGATGAGGAACAAGCAGCAAATTGTCGGAACTCATACGATGACCAAGTAATCATCTACTGCACATTAGTGATTAGGCTAGAAAGGCTAATGTATGGTTTGTATATGCCAATCTCTATCTGGAATTCGATGAAAATATTGTGATGGCAAGTTTGTCAAAATCATCGCGAACAATCCATTTCCACATGAAGGAATGAAACATGTCAAGATTGATATAAACTTTGTTAGGCATGAACTTGATAAGGATAAGATTGAATCATTTGCATTCTTACTGGAATGCAACAGGCAGATATGCCAACTAAGTGCTTGCCAGAACACAATTTTGGAAGTCTCGTAGACAAGCTTGGAATGATGAATATCTATCGACGGATTCAGGGCAACTGTTGGAGAATCTGATTTGCATATTGATAAATGTTATAAGTGATCGTAATCATTTAGGCGCCTTTCACTTCAGAGATTTGTCAGAATTTCACGATTCCTTTTCCTTTTTTGGATTGAGGTCGGTAGAATGTTTTGTAAAAATTAATGCTACCACGAGGAATAAAGGAAAGTGAGATTATATATTGCTACGTTTACTCGTTAAATGCTGTAAATACCCCTAACTAGATAAGCTATAAGAAAAGAACTGACAGCCAAACAGCTCAAGTTATTCTTGAAGTCCTACTCAGGAAATATACATAGACCCCTTGTTTTCCATTTACCAATGGAGGATAAATTACAGCATCATTATCTGCCTTAGCCAACAAAGAAACACATAGAAACAAAATATTGATTCATCGTGTGGGCATGAGCAATTAATTCAAAACATGGTCAGGGATTTTTCATCTCTATTTGTAAGCTTTCAGACTGTTTCAAATTTGACATGGCTTTGGGTGCAATTAATCCCGCTATCACCCTAAGTCATCGCAAGAACAAATTTTCCGAAGGGCGTCAATAATCTCACATccaaaacatgcaaataaaacATCTTACAGCAGGACGATGATTTCTTACCGCTAATAGCCGTAGAATTACGGTACAAAACGAAAACGCAACCGAAATTGATCGTCGAATGAATGAAATCGAATAGTAGTAAACCGACAATCACAAAGAATTTGTTTGGAGGATGGGATTAGCTCCACCGTTGACAATTACCAGAGGCGGGAGGCCGACGTTGAAAATTCGCCTTTCATGGTTGGTTCTCTTTCATTCTTTGActttggggtttttttttttggggtaatgtataattgcactttagcccgaTACTTTGTTTACGGGTGCAAGGATACAAATGAATAGAACCGTTCTACAAAGTTTGTTCGTTTAGCTTATTGAGTCGAATTTAAGATATTTAGTTTGTGAGCTCGGAAACATGTTTGTCGGCTCGTTTACGTGGctccaaatatatatttatatggcTTGCAAGCTCAAATTTGGTTCGTTTCTCCGATTTGAGTTTGATTTTGAGTTTGATTCTTCTATATATTCTTGAACATATTCTATGGCTTGTGAGCCATATCAACTTAGCTCGTATGTTGAGTttgacaaataaaattattattactaaCAAATGACATGATTTGAATTTAAGACATTGTTGAAATATTGATGAATTTACACCACATAAGTCATAACCATAAAtccataatttatattttttattttaatttgcatGAGTGTACTAACTACTAAAATGCTCTTAAAAacccaataaataaaatattctttGTGCAATATTACTAATTATTCTCAGTACTAATTTGTTGATATATTAAATCTTAAGTTCTTAACTACTAGATTCAAAAAAATGATCATACTCACttctcatttttatttttgtagaaatttttttctatatatatagtttatttCAAATAATCTACACTTatactataataataataatttcttaTAATctcatatataaaataataaattattatataataaataacattattatttattaataattattagtatcatgatttatttatttatttatctattattattatttataaaaatattatttttttagtattctaaaaaatatattataaatatttaatattattataattccatatttaaaaattattattatttttttattattgttatattaatattattatatgaaaaataattatattttattattactattaaGATATAAGTTTAGATTATCGACTTGATCCGAAAAAATTGATCGGGTTCGGATTGAGTTTGGGTCAAACCGGGTTGACCCGAGATGAcccgaaatattttttttgttgttattattattattattattattattatataaaattaagaaagaTTTGCTATTATGtcgtatattttaaaaaaattattatatattgatataatagattttttgtcatttaatatttattttgtataattttgatttttaattttttttaagtataatttaaattttctacAATTAGactttcaaattaaaattatatattagtttagatttttttattatgtgattaaattaaatattgttattattattattttgtgttttgaatttttatttaattattttgttaaaaataaaaaataaaatcagattGGTTCGAGTTTATCGGGTTATTcaggttcgggttcgggttcggaTTCACCATTTTCGGGTTGATTCGGGTTGAGAATTTTTGAATAATATATTCGtcaacccgacccgaacccaccGACCCACCCGAATTGACTCCCCTATTTAAAACAATGATTTATGGTTTTGTTCCtatattttaaggtaaaataataatttttactaCAACATTTGAATATCACAAATAAGTATTTATTGGATTCTTTGAATTAGCCCGTTCTGccactaaaaaaatatatgttggATTATGATTTTGGCGACTCGTTTGGGGGCAGATCAAAACAAGTTGACCCGTTTGAATTGTGTGAGTCAAGGCGAGGCTGTTGGCTACTTGGcttgctaattttttaaaaaataatatattattttttgttgaaaatatattattttattattgttgaatattgaatgttgaatattgagttgtaaaatgttgaaaattagtgtgtgatgatgtagatgatgatatattaatttttggattaatctcaaatgtggatctataaataggtctttatttgtgatgaaaatcacaattgagttgagagaaaaatattataaagtgtaaagtttgatatattttgagttttggagtttttactttttaccataaatttttaatttttcacaacacgttatcagcacgatcgctcgaaggttctctataatttctgatgctccaaaatacaaaaagaagtcaaaaatattcaacaagtaagaatttttattttactgtttatatatttttattgtgtatatattaatatataatttcatgttattatataaaagactgtctatgacactgaccttataataacgtgatatgatatatatttattatgtatatatactaattgtattaatatataatttcatgttattatataaaaggttgtctatgacactgaccttataataacgtgatatgatatatatttattatgtatatatactaactgtattaatatataatttcatgttattatataaaatattgtATATGACACTgatcttataataacgtgatatgatatatattattgtgtatttatatatt
Proteins encoded:
- the LOC140882327 gene encoding protein LOL3-like isoform X1, coding for MQNQLVCSGCRTILLYPSGASNVCCAICNMVTAVPPSGMDMAQLICGGCHTLLMHSRGAASVRCSCCHTVNLVPAPNHVAHVNCGNCHTMLMFPAGAPSVRCAICHYIMSTNVGAAGGNSTSTSAPPTLKATARPHSQTVVVQNPTTVDESGKLVSNVVVGVTT
- the LOC140882327 gene encoding protein LOL2-like isoform X2, with translation MQNQLVCSGCRTILLYPSGASNVCCAICNMVTAVPPSGMDMAQLICGGCHTLLMHSRGAASVRCSCCHTVNLVPAPNHVAHVNCGNCHTMLMFPAGAPSVRCAICHYIMSTNGGNSTSTSAPPTLKATARPHSQTVVVQNPTTVDESGKLVSNVVVGVTT